A single region of the Dehalococcoides mccartyi genome encodes:
- a CDS encoding biotin transporter BioY has translation MQMTGTLSQFRYDVFKRRSALNIWAKIGLTLAAAGLIALSAQIKLPLPWTPIPVTLHTFAILLSAVLLGRWWGGAAVAMYAVAGWAGMPVFNGWSAGVTATAGYLAGFVCLSLFLGYFADRYIRARSFTTMFGLMLFANFALVYIPGLFWLNYWLSSVVGQPVSFTALLSMGLVPFIAGDIIKIGVAALIVKGVTPKKAFGNELDAHKMAGWNIF, from the coding sequence ATGCAAATGACAGGTACGCTCAGTCAGTTCCGTTATGATGTCTTTAAGCGGCGTAGTGCCTTAAATATATGGGCTAAAATAGGGCTGACTTTGGCAGCTGCGGGCTTGATTGCTCTGTCCGCCCAGATAAAACTGCCCCTGCCGTGGACTCCCATACCTGTTACACTGCATACTTTTGCCATCTTGCTTTCAGCTGTTTTGCTGGGCAGGTGGTGGGGCGGTGCAGCTGTTGCCATGTATGCAGTTGCCGGTTGGGCTGGTATGCCTGTTTTCAACGGCTGGAGTGCCGGTGTAACCGCCACAGCCGGGTATCTGGCGGGATTTGTTTGCCTGTCTCTTTTCCTGGGCTATTTTGCTGACAGATATATACGGGCGCGCAGTTTTACCACCATGTTTGGCCTGATGCTATTTGCAAACTTTGCCCTGGTATATATACCCGGTCTTTTCTGGCTTAATTACTGGCTGTCATCTGTTGTCGGGCAGCCTGTCAGCTTTACTGCTTTGCTGTCTATGGGGCTTGTGCCTTTTATTGCCGGGGATATTATCAAGATAGGTGTAGCCGCCCTTATTGTAAAGGGTGTCACTCCTAAAAAGGCTTTCGGTAACGAACTGGATGCCCATAAAATGGCGGGCTGGAATATCTTCTAA
- a CDS encoding EF-Tu/IF-2/RF-3 family GTPase: MPELLVGTVSDYFAHPGVAGIDLIDQLKVGDTIRIEGHTTDFEQEVDSIQINHANLTEAKAGDSVGIRVCDRVRPGDMVYKVT, encoded by the coding sequence ATGCCTGAACTGCTGGTAGGTACGGTTTCCGATTATTTTGCCCATCCCGGGGTGGCCGGTATAGACCTGATAGACCAGCTCAAAGTGGGGGATACCATACGTATAGAAGGCCATACCACTGACTTTGAGCAGGAAGTAGATTCCATCCAAATAAATCATGCCAACCTTACCGAGGCCAAAGCCGGCGATAGTGTTGGCATAAGAGTCTGCGACCGGGTACGGCCGGGAGACATGGTTTATAAAGTTACTTAG
- the ribE gene encoding 6,7-dimethyl-8-ribityllumazine synthase, which produces MGKEFSGVLNGQGLKVALVVSRFNEFITSKLLSGAKDSLERHGVSADNTDVAWVPGAFEIPLVAQKLAKSGRYDAVICLGAVIRGSTPHFEYVSSEVSKGIARVGLDASLPVIFGVITADSIEQAIERAGTKMGNKGFDAATQAIEVANLMKNLG; this is translated from the coding sequence ATGGGTAAAGAGTTTTCGGGTGTTTTAAACGGGCAGGGCTTGAAAGTGGCTCTGGTGGTGTCCCGCTTTAACGAATTTATTACTTCAAAGCTACTGTCAGGGGCAAAAGACAGCTTGGAACGCCACGGGGTGAGTGCCGACAATACGGACGTAGCCTGGGTTCCGGGTGCTTTTGAAATTCCGCTTGTAGCTCAGAAACTGGCCAAGAGCGGCCGCTACGATGCGGTTATTTGTCTGGGGGCGGTTATCCGTGGCAGTACCCCCCATTTTGAATATGTATCCAGCGAAGTGTCCAAGGGTATTGCCAGAGTAGGGCTGGATGCGTCTCTGCCGGTGATATTCGGGGTTATAACCGCAGATAGCATTGAACAGGCCATTGAGCGGGCAGGCACCAAGATGGGCAACAAGGGCTTTGATGCGGCTACTCAGGCTATTGAAGTGGCCAATTTGATGAAAAACCTCGGCTAA
- a CDS encoding bifunctional 3,4-dihydroxy-2-butanone-4-phosphate synthase/GTP cyclohydrolase II, with translation MPNARVEDAIADIKAGRFVIVVDDYDRENEGDLVMASEMVTPDVINFMAKNARGLICVSLTAERLEQLKIPMMVTENTSPYSTGFTVSVEARKKVTTGISAADRAATVQVLIDTAATREDIAMPGHMFPLRAREGGVLVRAGHTEASMDLARMAGLYPSGVLCEIMNDDGTMARLPQLEAKAAEWGIKIISVKDIISYRRRTEKMVKKITEAELPTSHGLFKAVAYKSQFDADEHIALVMGDISGPEPVLVRVHSECITGDVFGSKRCDCGEQLDMALNQIAKAGRGVLLYMRQEGRGIGLHNKLCAYALQDKGLDTVEANIELGFAPDLREYGIGAQILVDLGLSKIRMMTNNPKKVVGLEGYGIKVVETVPIIVEPNNYNRHYLETKQKKMGHILHVDKVN, from the coding sequence ATGCCTAATGCCCGTGTTGAAGACGCCATTGCAGATATAAAAGCAGGCCGGTTTGTTATTGTAGTAGATGACTATGACCGCGAAAATGAAGGTGATTTGGTCATGGCATCTGAAATGGTCACGCCTGATGTCATAAATTTTATGGCTAAAAATGCCCGCGGCCTTATTTGTGTTTCACTTACTGCCGAAAGGCTTGAACAGCTGAAAATACCCATGATGGTTACGGAAAATACCTCGCCTTACAGCACCGGTTTTACAGTTTCGGTAGAAGCCCGTAAAAAAGTTACTACCGGTATTTCGGCGGCTGACAGGGCGGCTACCGTTCAGGTTTTGATTGACACGGCAGCTACCCGTGAAGATATTGCCATGCCCGGTCATATGTTTCCCCTGCGCGCCCGCGAGGGTGGAGTGCTGGTAAGGGCGGGACATACCGAAGCCTCTATGGATTTAGCCCGTATGGCGGGGTTGTATCCTTCGGGTGTGCTTTGTGAGATTATGAATGATGACGGCACTATGGCCCGTCTGCCCCAGCTTGAAGCGAAAGCCGCCGAATGGGGTATCAAGATAATAAGCGTCAAGGACATAATTTCCTATCGCCGCCGCACTGAGAAAATGGTTAAAAAGATAACCGAAGCCGAACTGCCTACTTCGCACGGCTTGTTTAAAGCGGTTGCCTATAAAAGCCAGTTTGATGCTGACGAACATATTGCTCTGGTAATGGGAGATATCTCCGGCCCGGAGCCGGTTTTGGTCAGGGTACACAGCGAATGTATCACCGGTGATGTCTTTGGCAGCAAGCGCTGTGATTGCGGTGAGCAGTTGGATATGGCGCTTAATCAAATAGCCAAAGCCGGGCGGGGAGTGCTGCTTTATATGCGGCAGGAAGGCCGCGGCATAGGCCTGCATAACAAGCTGTGCGCATATGCCCTGCAGGACAAGGGTCTGGATACTGTTGAGGCTAATATTGAACTTGGTTTTGCACCAGACCTGCGTGAATACGGTATAGGTGCTCAGATATTGGTAGATTTGGGCTTAAGTAAAATCCGTATGATGACCAATAACCCCAAAAAGGTGGTTGGTCTGGAAGGTTACGGCATTAAAGTAGTGGAAACTGTTCCGATAATTGTTGAACCCAACAACTATAACCGCCATTATCTGGAGACCAAACAGAAAAAAATGGGTCATATTTTACACGTAGATAAGGTAAACTAA
- a CDS encoding riboflavin synthase encodes MFTGIVEELGFFKTQSPAGLHIGAKLVLESLKVGDSIAVNGVCLTVTRFDSSSFHADIMPETLRLSNLGKLPSNSPLNLERALTPNSRMGGHLVQGHVDGTARLISSVPEGNAYVLTFEGEANLTRYMVHKGFVAVNGVSLTITSLQERRFSISLVNLSRKSTNLGLLKSGDTVNIETDIIGKYVEKLCRTEQGISPQFLAENGF; translated from the coding sequence GTGTTTACAGGCATAGTTGAGGAACTTGGGTTTTTCAAAACCCAAAGCCCCGCCGGTTTACATATTGGGGCAAAGCTGGTGCTGGAATCGCTGAAAGTAGGTGACAGCATAGCGGTTAATGGCGTCTGCCTGACAGTCACCCGTTTTGATAGCTCTTCTTTTCATGCGGATATCATGCCCGAAACCCTGCGTCTTTCAAATCTGGGCAAATTGCCCTCTAATTCCCCTCTAAATCTGGAACGTGCCCTTACTCCTAACAGCCGAATGGGCGGGCATCTGGTGCAGGGGCACGTAGACGGCACTGCCAGGTTAATTTCCTCAGTGCCTGAGGGTAATGCCTATGTGCTTACCTTTGAAGGCGAAGCAAACTTGACTCGTTATATGGTTCACAAGGGTTTTGTAGCGGTAAACGGGGTTAGTCTGACTATCACAAGTTTGCAGGAAAGACGCTTTTCCATTTCTCTGGTAAACCTGAGCCGTAAATCAACCAATCTGGGGCTGCTTAAGTCGGGGGATACGGTAAACATAGAAACTGATATAATAGGTAAATACGTGGAGAAACTGTGCCGGACAGAACAGGGTATCAGCCCGCAATTTCTGGCCGAAAACGGTTTTTAG
- the ribD gene encoding bifunctional diaminohydroxyphosphoribosylaminopyrimidine deaminase/5-amino-6-(5-phosphoribosylamino)uracil reductase RibD: MSQALSLAKLAIGQVSPNPSVGAVIVKNGEVVGQGFTQPPGGDHAEIVALKQAAEKAKGAALYVTLEPCCHHGRTPPCAVAIIESGIKEVYIATLDDNPLVSGKGKKELENAGIKVHLGMMEREARQMNEAYFKYITTGMPFVTAKYAMSLDGKTGTRTGDSKWISNEESRHFAHYIRHISDVIMAGLNTILKDDPHLTARVNCGRGGTSHSQPTRVIIDDNGRAPLSSNVFHVPGNTIVAVAKGLTPEEKQAYDEVGAKVVELPDERGLVDLKALLRYLGQNGVTSVLVEGGGIVLGSLFDLKLVDKVLVFVAPIIIGGKDAKIPVAGLGAELITDSAKLRDITTTAFGQDVLISGYVIKE; the protein is encoded by the coding sequence ATGTCTCAAGCTTTATCACTTGCCAAGCTGGCCATTGGTCAGGTTAGCCCCAATCCGTCGGTGGGGGCTGTTATTGTTAAAAACGGCGAAGTGGTCGGTCAAGGTTTCACCCAGCCGCCCGGCGGTGACCACGCTGAGATAGTAGCTTTGAAGCAGGCGGCTGAAAAGGCCAAAGGGGCTGCTTTATATGTGACTTTAGAGCCGTGCTGCCACCATGGGCGAACTCCGCCCTGCGCTGTGGCTATTATAGAATCAGGCATCAAAGAGGTTTATATTGCCACCCTGGATGATAATCCTTTGGTTTCCGGGAAAGGTAAAAAAGAGCTGGAAAATGCCGGTATCAAGGTGCATCTGGGCATGATGGAGCGTGAAGCTCGCCAGATGAATGAAGCCTATTTCAAGTATATTACCACCGGCATGCCCTTTGTGACTGCCAAATACGCTATGAGCCTTGACGGCAAAACGGGTACCCGCACCGGTGATTCCAAATGGATTTCCAACGAAGAATCCCGTCATTTTGCCCATTATATCCGCCATATATCAGATGTGATTATGGCCGGGCTTAATACCATACTCAAAGATGATCCCCATCTGACAGCCAGAGTAAACTGCGGGCGGGGTGGTACTTCACACAGTCAGCCTACCAGGGTAATTATTGACGATAACGGCCGGGCGCCTTTGAGTTCAAACGTTTTTCATGTTCCCGGCAATACCATTGTAGCTGTAGCCAAGGGGCTTACCCCTGAGGAAAAACAGGCGTATGATGAAGTTGGGGCGAAAGTGGTGGAGCTGCCTGATGAACGGGGGCTGGTAGATTTAAAAGCCCTGCTGCGTTATCTGGGGCAAAATGGGGTAACCAGTGTGTTGGTGGAAGGCGGCGGCATTGTGCTGGGTTCGCTTTTTGACCTGAAACTGGTAGACAAGGTTTTGGTATTTGTCGCTCCTATCATCATAGGCGGCAAGGATGCCAAGATTCCGGTTGCGGGTTTGGGAGCAGAGCTAATTACAGATTCGGCCAAACTTCGGGATATTACCACCACTGCCTTTGGACAGGACGTTTTGATTTCCGGTTACGTTATTAAGGAGTAA
- a CDS encoding SIMPL domain-containing protein translates to MNKKILLPIVSGLLVVSLAGGIAGCASTTTDETDNTDSPGVIWSQQNTGVWVNGSGAVTVSPDVAILTLGVESTGISIETAQAQAAQAMNAMINSLKANGVLEKDIKTSSYYIYPVTEWVDNKSTIVGYRVSNQAEVKIREIAQTGSILDDAVRAGGNDSRVNGLYFSIDDPSAAYEQARALAIQDAKAKAEQMASVAGISLGKLIYISETSNYIPRWDYTKDAGMVSSAPEITPITSGETTVTVTVQAVYSIK, encoded by the coding sequence ATGAACAAAAAAATATTATTGCCCATAGTAAGCGGTTTACTGGTAGTTTCACTGGCCGGAGGCATAGCAGGGTGTGCTTCTACTACCACTGACGAAACAGATAATACGGACAGCCCCGGCGTTATCTGGAGCCAGCAAAATACCGGTGTTTGGGTAAACGGAAGCGGTGCGGTCACCGTCAGCCCTGATGTAGCCATTTTGACTCTTGGAGTAGAAAGCACGGGTATCAGCATAGAGACAGCCCAGGCTCAGGCCGCTCAGGCCATGAATGCCATGATAAACTCCCTTAAGGCCAACGGTGTGCTGGAAAAAGATATCAAAACCAGCAGCTATTATATCTACCCTGTTACCGAATGGGTTGATAACAAGTCTACTATTGTGGGTTATAGGGTAAGCAATCAGGCAGAAGTAAAAATCCGCGAGATTGCCCAGACTGGCAGTATTCTTGATGATGCAGTCCGAGCTGGTGGAAATGACAGCCGTGTAAACGGTCTGTATTTCTCAATAGATGACCCCTCTGCTGCCTATGAACAGGCTCGTGCCCTTGCCATTCAGGATGCCAAGGCCAAGGCTGAACAAATGGCTTCCGTGGCTGGCATAAGCTTGGGCAAACTTATTTACATCTCTGAAACCAGCAATTATATACCCCGCTGGGACTACACTAAAGATGCAGGTATGGTAAGCTCTGCTCCCGAAATCACCCCGATTACTTCAGGGGAAACCACGGTAACGGTAACTGTTCAGGCCGTTTACAGTATAAAATAA
- the lepB gene encoding signal peptidase I — protein MNIANVKSLLLELAGIILVAMVIFGISKATLSYSIVDGSSMDPTLKDEQRLLVNKVSYLFGEPQRGDIIVFPPPAQYPYENDFIKRIIGLPGESVEVKADGTVYINDQPLSEPYVVYPKAFPTAKVYVPEGQYYVMGDNRVVSLDSRYGFFVSREDIVGKAWVSVWPLGEFHFLAVLPILLIMKRD, from the coding sequence ATGAATATTGCAAACGTGAAAAGCCTCCTGCTGGAACTAGCCGGTATAATTTTGGTTGCCATGGTTATATTCGGAATATCCAAAGCTACCCTGTCCTACTCTATTGTAGACGGAAGCAGCATGGACCCCACCCTGAAAGATGAACAACGCCTGCTGGTAAATAAGGTTTCCTATTTATTCGGGGAACCCCAGCGGGGTGATATTATTGTCTTTCCCCCTCCCGCCCAGTATCCCTATGAAAATGACTTTATCAAACGGATTATAGGGCTGCCTGGTGAATCTGTAGAAGTAAAGGCAGACGGCACGGTATATATAAATGACCAGCCCCTGTCAGAACCTTATGTTGTTTATCCTAAAGCCTTCCCCACTGCCAAGGTATATGTGCCGGAAGGACAGTACTATGTAATGGGAGACAACCGTGTGGTAAGCCTTGACTCCCGTTACGGATTTTTCGTTTCCCGGGAGGATATTGTCGGCAAAGCCTGGGTATCGGTCTGGCCTCTGGGTGAATTTCACTTTTTGGCCGTTTTGCCTATTTTATTAATAATGAAACGGGATTAG
- the pyrE gene encoding orotate phosphoribosyltransferase, with protein sequence MEDVETLFEKTGAILKGHFLLTSGLHSPIYWEKFRIIENPEYNQQLCGMIAEHYKDKGIELVAGPTTGGIVLAHEIARQMGLKCVFAEKIADSERGFRRGFVIKPGAKVLVVDDILTTGKSVREVLAAVKKAGGEVAGIGVLVDRSDTALEFNAPVFSCLRSATTTYKPDDCPLCRQGLPLTKHGSS encoded by the coding sequence ATGGAAGACGTAGAAACACTCTTTGAAAAGACCGGAGCGATACTGAAGGGTCATTTCCTGTTGACTTCGGGACTGCACTCCCCCATTTACTGGGAAAAATTCAGAATCATTGAAAATCCGGAATATAACCAGCAGCTTTGCGGCATGATAGCCGAGCATTACAAAGACAAAGGGATAGAACTGGTAGCCGGACCTACCACCGGGGGTATAGTTCTGGCCCATGAAATAGCCCGCCAGATGGGGCTGAAATGTGTCTTCGCCGAAAAAATTGCCGACAGCGAGCGCGGTTTCCGGCGGGGTTTCGTAATAAAACCGGGAGCCAAAGTACTGGTGGTAGATGATATATTAACCACCGGCAAATCTGTCCGCGAGGTGCTGGCCGCAGTTAAAAAAGCCGGGGGTGAAGTGGCAGGCATAGGCGTACTGGTAGACCGCTCGGATACCGCTCTGGAATTTAACGCTCCCGTTTTCAGCTGTCTGCGTTCAGCCACTACCACCTATAAACCGGATGATTGCCCGCTCTGCCGTCAGGGTCTGCCCCTGACCAAACACGGCAGCAGCTAA
- a CDS encoding Holliday junction resolvase-like protein, which translates to MDTPLIVALIVVITAILSIFAVYYYMRWSFERRFKRWQDAAVILWQKDMERVQKQSVTQSRATLGGRFAEQMTPYLPEFKYDPTEARFLGSPIDLIVFPGLAQGNPREIVIVEVKTGKHCQLTDSEKKIRQLIEDGMVRWELIQPGVLLEKPLQELLDRNTPEGDCPREPLADTD; encoded by the coding sequence ATGGACACGCCCTTAATAGTAGCCCTTATTGTGGTAATTACCGCCATACTTTCAATATTCGCGGTTTATTATTATATGCGCTGGTCTTTTGAAAGGCGTTTTAAACGCTGGCAGGATGCGGCGGTAATTCTCTGGCAAAAAGACATGGAGCGGGTACAAAAACAATCTGTTACCCAAAGCCGTGCCACTCTGGGAGGCCGCTTTGCCGAACAGATGACCCCTTACCTGCCCGAATTCAAATATGACCCCACCGAAGCCCGTTTTCTGGGCAGCCCCATAGACCTTATAGTCTTTCCAGGGCTGGCACAGGGCAATCCCCGTGAGATAGTTATTGTGGAAGTCAAAACCGGCAAACACTGCCAGCTCACAGATTCCGAAAAGAAAATTCGCCAGCTTATAGAAGACGGCATGGTACGCTGGGAGCTTATTCAGCCGGGGGTACTGCTTGAAAAACCCCTGCAGGAACTGCTGGACAGGAACACCCCTGAAGGAGACTGCCCCAGAGAGCCGCTGGCAGATACAGACTAA
- the mutL gene encoding DNA mismatch repair endonuclease MutL has product MPIKLLDKATIARIAAGEVIERPSSVVKELLENSLDAGAKRVDIVIREGGIGYIEVSDDGCGIVFSEVLLAFERHATSKLSSFEDIYAISSLGFRGEALPSIAAVADLEMLTAARTEECGTYLSLSGGEMVKHTHMARSPGTTIKLTRLFSRVPARLKFLKTPQHEASKVSEVVLSYALAYPEVKFTLSIDGRNTLNTPGNGKLRDAVLEIYGNDVASKMLDLETDSYRSSAINISGLVSPPEISRSNRNSLHFFVNRRLIQSRALQKAVEQAYSGLLTVGRYPMGVINIWLDGALVDVNIHPTKAEVKFSDESAVFTSVQRAVRTALVEKPPIPHIAEEASVYLQESARQELIWGDIPKPIGVTQQYASPLIQSAKTSSLPLLRLVGQIGGLYLLAEGPDGLYIIDQHAAHERIRYEEIASQTPSENARQSLLAPFILELNPVQEAMIEKCKSELDLMGFEIEEFGRRVYRVQSIPAGFTAPQAKALLAELVDNPKDAPAEIKERLRRLMACHTAVRAGQVLTEVEMRELLLKLEKTAVPGHCPHGRPTIVKIDFSQLEKDFKRT; this is encoded by the coding sequence ATGCCTATAAAACTGCTGGACAAGGCAACTATTGCCCGCATAGCCGCCGGGGAGGTCATTGAAAGGCCGTCTTCAGTGGTCAAAGAGCTGCTGGAAAACTCTCTTGATGCCGGGGCTAAACGGGTGGATATTGTTATCCGCGAAGGCGGCATTGGCTACATAGAAGTAAGTGATGACGGGTGCGGCATAGTTTTTTCGGAAGTTTTGCTGGCCTTTGAACGCCATGCCACCAGCAAGCTTTCCAGCTTTGAAGATATTTATGCCATCTCTAGTCTGGGTTTCAGGGGTGAAGCCCTGCCCAGTATTGCGGCGGTGGCAGATTTGGAAATGCTGACGGCTGCCCGAACTGAAGAATGCGGCACTTATTTGTCTTTGTCCGGCGGCGAAATGGTTAAGCATACCCATATGGCACGTTCACCCGGTACTACTATAAAGCTCACCCGCCTTTTCAGCCGGGTGCCTGCCCGCCTGAAATTCCTTAAAACCCCCCAGCACGAAGCTTCCAAAGTGTCGGAAGTGGTGCTGAGCTATGCTTTGGCTTACCCTGAGGTGAAGTTTACTCTGAGCATTGACGGGCGGAATACCTTAAATACCCCCGGTAACGGCAAACTGCGGGATGCCGTGCTGGAAATATACGGAAACGACGTTGCAAGTAAAATGCTGGATTTGGAAACAGACTCTTACCGTTCATCTGCCATAAATATCAGCGGTCTGGTAAGCCCGCCTGAAATCAGCCGTTCCAACCGTAATTCTCTCCATTTCTTTGTTAACCGCCGTCTTATCCAGAGCAGGGCTTTGCAAAAAGCGGTGGAACAGGCCTACAGCGGCTTGCTTACGGTGGGGCGTTACCCTATGGGGGTTATAAATATATGGCTGGATGGGGCGCTGGTAGATGTAAATATTCACCCCACTAAGGCAGAAGTGAAGTTTTCAGATGAAAGTGCCGTCTTTACCTCTGTCCAGCGGGCAGTCCGCACGGCACTGGTGGAAAAACCGCCCATCCCTCATATAGCCGAAGAAGCGTCTGTTTACCTGCAGGAATCTGCCAGACAAGAGCTAATCTGGGGTGATATTCCAAAACCCATCGGTGTTACCCAGCAGTATGCTTCGCCCCTTATCCAAAGTGCCAAAACATCTTCTTTGCCGCTGCTGCGGCTGGTGGGGCAGATAGGCGGCCTTTACCTGCTGGCCGAAGGGCCGGATGGGCTTTACATAATAGACCAGCACGCCGCCCATGAGCGTATCCGTTATGAAGAAATTGCCTCACAAACCCCCTCTGAAAATGCGCGCCAGAGCCTTCTTGCTCCGTTTATACTGGAACTAAACCCGGTGCAGGAAGCCATGATTGAAAAATGCAAATCAGAGCTGGATTTAATGGGGTTTGAAATAGAAGAATTCGGCCGCAGAGTCTACCGTGTGCAATCAATCCCAGCCGGTTTTACCGCACCCCAGGCCAAAGCACTTCTTGCAGAGCTTGTTGATAACCCAAAAGATGCCCCGGCAGAGATAAAGGAACGTTTGAGACGACTGATGGCTTGCCATACTGCAGTTCGGGCAGGACAGGTGCTTACCGAGGTGGAGATGCGTGAACTGCTGCTCAAATTGGAGAAAACCGCTGTACCCGGCCACTGCCCTCACGGGCGCCCCACTATTGTAAAGATAGACTTCAGCCAGCTTGAAAAAGATTTCAAGCGTACTTAG